The Alistipes finegoldii DSM 17242 DNA segment AAGCGCAGGCATGGAAGTAATCATCATCGACAGTATCTCGCATTGCTGGGATTACCTGCTGGATTTCCACGCCAATCTGCAAGGCAACTCCTTTGCCAACTGGGCCAAGGTCACGCCGCGTCAGAACGCCTTTATCCAGCGTATCCTCAATTCCTCGTGCCATGTCATCTGTACCATGCGCAGCAAGCAGGAGTACGTACTCAACGAGCGTAACGGGAAGATGATTCCGGAGAAAGTAGGGTTGAAGGCCGTGCAGCGTGACAACGTGGACTATGAGTTTACCATCGTCTTCGACGTGAACATGAAGCACTATGCCACGGCATCCAAAGACCGTACGGAACTGTTCGCCGGGAAACCCGAATTTCCCATTACCAGCCAAGTCGGGACACGGATTCTCGACTGGTGCAACCAATGTCAAACCCCAACCCCTGTAAGCTATGGAAGCAGCTATCCGGCGGGCAATACAGCCCGATAACCAACCCCACCCGCTGCCCTTTGTGCCCGTTGAAGATGCGAAGGACGATATGCAGCCGATTATTTCCTCGCCCTCGTTCGGTGAGGATGAAGAATCCCCGTTTCGGGAAACTCCCGAAGAACAGCCACGCAAGCCTTTCATCGAGGCCAATACCAAACAGGTCAGCCTTTACCACCTCAAGAACGACTGTATTACCCCGGTATTCTCCAAAGACAACGAGGTGACCATCTCCCATAACCAATTCATCGAAACCATGTGGGAGTGTGCGCAGCGGATGTTCAGAGGAGATACGGTAGACAATCCCGAAATCCGGGTGAGCCATATCGTCAAGGGCCGGACTCCCGAAGCCATCCACAAGGCGGTACACGAACTTACGGATGCAGACAAGACGATTTATTACGAGCGGATGATGTTCTGCATCGAAATTCCCTCTGTCACGGAAACCATTGACGGATGCAGGCTGAACCTTACGATAGGGGGTGTCAGAGCCTATAACCAAGAGAACCTGTATAGCAAGAAAGGCTTCGAGAAGTTCAAGGTCTTTATCGGCTTCAAAAACATGGTGTGCTGCAATATGTGTGTGGCTACGGACGGTGTGGCCGAAGAGATACGGGTGACAAATACGCAAGAGTTGACGGCGAAGATTACCGAACTGGTGGTAAGCTACAATGCCAAACGCCATCTGGAGCGGATGCGGGCATTGCTCGACAGTACGATGTCGGAGAGTCAGTTCGCACAGCTGGTAGGCAAGGCGAGGTTATACCAGTTCCTGCCACCGGCACAGCGGAAACTGCTCCCGGAGTTCGAGTTCACGGACTGCCATCTGAACACCATTGCAAGGGCCTATTACAACGACCCTGCATTTGCCTGCGACAAGCAAGGAGAGATAGACCTATGGCGAGTGTTCAACCTCTTTACTGGAGCCAACAAGTCGAGTTATATCGATTCGTTCCTAACGAGGAGCCGCAATGCTATGGTATTTGCAGACGGACTGGCAAAGGCGCTGGCGGGAGAGAAGGAGTACAGTTGGTTTGTGGAATGAAACAACGCAATATCTATGGTACGAATTCTATACAAAATATTCTTCGGGTATCTGCTGAAATGGTGGATTTAATCAGTTCAAATATTGAATAAACAATACTTGTTGGAATACTTTTTAGCAGAGAAGCTAGTATAATTCATTGAAATATAGGCTTAAACATTCCGAGTTCGAGTCCTCCTCCCGCTACCAAAGGGGTCGGATTGAAAAATCCGACCCCTGTTTTTTTGTAAACCGACGGCGAATAATGCAGGCTGACGGCGATCTACAAACCGTGCGCCTTGATAATCCTCCGGAACATGCTTTTCACGACGAGCGTGTGGAACGGGCGGATCAGGTTGAAATAGAAGAATCCCAGCCGGTTGTGGTATCGGACCAAGGTGCTCAGGTGGATTTCGCGCGCTTCGGCGTAAACCGAGAGGTAGGCTTTCAGGTGTTTGTCGTCGAGTGAAATTACCGTTTCATTGTCGGTTTTGCCGACGACCGACATCATGCGGTAATCCCTGCCGCTGCGGATTGCCTTTTCCAGCTGTTTCGCATCGCCGTTGTCGGTTTGCAGTCCGAACGGTCTGACCAGCGCGTTGCGCAGTTTGAACAGCGTGTTTAGCCATCCGGGCATCGTCGTCCAGAATGCCGTCATCAGGTCGTCGGGCGAGATTTTGCGCCGGCAGGTCATGCCGTATGTGAAGCAGTCGTGGTAATCACCCGGCAGACAGGGTGTCAGCAGCGACCGGGGCGGAATGTCTGTCTTGTGAATTTTCATGTCGTTGTGTCGAAGTTGCGTTTGGTTTCAACAAGATATGCAAAAAAACGGAACGAACCGCCGTCGGGTCGCAAACTCCGGCGCGTAATTTGCCGGGTAGCGTATAACGTCAAATTCCAAAAGTTATGAAAGAGGATACGAAAACGACCTGCACGCCTTGCGAGCAGAATTTCGAACGCAAGGTCGATGAGCTGGTGAAGGAGGGCAAGGCCCCGACCGCCAGAGAGCGTGAAGAGAAGGAAGCCGAAGTGGAAGCGGCTTTCTCCGACCGCGGGAAAGAGAAAAAGTAACGCCGTCGGGTGTGTATGCAAAGAGCCTGCTACTTGTGAGGAGCAGGCTCTTTTATGCGTATGTCCGTGTTATTGCTGCTTCTTGTAGGCTTCGACGCCGCTACGCAGGAACTGCACGAAGTTTTCGACGTTGAGGTCGTATCCGCGCGGCGGCACGAGCGTTTTCCCGTCGCGGCCCTGCAGTACGTAGTAGGGCTGGGCGTTGACGCCGTAGGTTTTCAGCGCATAGTAGGAGTTGATCTTGCCGAGACTTTTGAGCACTTTGCCCGAATCGGCGGTCACCCATTCGTTTTCGGGCAGGACTTTCTTGTCGTCGGAGTAGAGCGCCGCGATCACGTAATCCCGGCGCAGGATATCCAGCACCTGCGGATCGGACCAAACGCGGGCTTCCATTTCGCGGCAGTTTACGCAGCCGTGGCCCGTGAAGTCGATGAACAGCGGCTTGTCGACTTTCGCGGCGTATGCTTCGGCCTCCTGCAGGTCGAAGAATCCTTCGAGTCCGTGCGGCAGGTGCAGGAAGTCGCTGTGCTTGGGTTTTTTGCCGTCTGCGGTCAGCAGCATGCCCGGTTCGCCCGACGCTGCGGCTGAGCCGACCTGTCCGATGACGAAGTCCTGCGTATGCAGGGGCGGCAGGTAGCCCGAAAGTCCCTTGAGGGGCGCACCCCACATGCCGGGAATCAGGTATACGACGAACGAGAAGGTGATGATCGCCAGCGCCAGCCGTCCTACGCCGAGGTAGGGCATGTCGCTGTCGTGCGCGAATTTGATTTTTCCGAGCAGATAGAGTCCCAGCAGCGAGAAGGTCACGATCCATACGGCCAGATAGATCTCGCGGTCGAGCAGTCCCCAGTGGTAGGTC contains these protein-coding regions:
- a CDS encoding DUF2867 domain-containing protein, giving the protein MKIHKTDIPPRSLLTPCLPGDYHDCFTYGMTCRRKISPDDLMTAFWTTMPGWLNTLFKLRNALVRPFGLQTDNGDAKQLEKAIRSGRDYRMMSVVGKTDNETVISLDDKHLKAYLSVYAEAREIHLSTLVRYHNRLGFFYFNLIRPFHTLVVKSMFRRIIKAHGL
- a CDS encoding ATP-binding protein; protein product: MQLRHSQRRAAKMRLALQGASGSGKTYSSLLLACGMASDWTKIAVIDTENGSADLYAHLGAYNVLSLSEPYNPEKYIDAIGICESAGMEVIIIDSISHCWDYLLDFHANLQGNSFANWAKVTPRQNAFIQRILNSSCHVICTMRSKQEYVLNERNGKMIPEKVGLKAVQRDNVDYEFTIVFDVNMKHYATASKDRTELFAGKPEFPITSQVGTRILDWCNQCQTPTPVSYGSSYPAGNTAR
- a CDS encoding DUF3871 family protein, yielding MEAAIRRAIQPDNQPHPLPFVPVEDAKDDMQPIISSPSFGEDEESPFRETPEEQPRKPFIEANTKQVSLYHLKNDCITPVFSKDNEVTISHNQFIETMWECAQRMFRGDTVDNPEIRVSHIVKGRTPEAIHKAVHELTDADKTIYYERMMFCIEIPSVTETIDGCRLNLTIGGVRAYNQENLYSKKGFEKFKVFIGFKNMVCCNMCVATDGVAEEIRVTNTQELTAKITELVVSYNAKRHLERMRALLDSTMSESQFAQLVGKARLYQFLPPAQRKLLPEFEFTDCHLNTIARAYYNDPAFACDKQGEIDLWRVFNLFTGANKSSYIDSFLTRSRNAMVFADGLAKALAGEKEYSWFVE